A single region of the Jatrophihabitans sp. GAS493 genome encodes:
- a CDS encoding acyl carrier protein: MSENDSSSEVADALRTAFAELLQCDPIEVDLGTHIMELPGMDSMKLVKAVVACEKRWQIALDEDELFEVRTGEDLCFLIEATISGE, from the coding sequence ATGTCTGAAAATGACTCAAGTTCGGAAGTGGCTGATGCGTTGCGTACAGCCTTCGCCGAGTTGCTGCAGTGCGATCCGATAGAGGTTGATCTCGGGACTCACATCATGGAACTTCCCGGGATGGACTCGATGAAGTTGGTCAAGGCCGTCGTCGCGTGCGAGAAGCGCTGGCAGATTGCGTTGGACGAAGACGAGCTGTTCGAGGTACGGACCGGGGAGGATCTGTGCTTCCTGATCGAGGCCACGATTTCGGGAGAATGA
- a CDS encoding cytochrome P450 — translation MRLTVGPSQLAAEETFRELRERGSVLPVTLPEGLQAWVVTRHAEGRQVLRDPRFVKDLPALTRDGQGFQGHRYAEDVVVTEGRHMLNSDGADHIRLRAVVAPLFTPHAVADRGAEIADIAVGLTDRLTKGPTADLMQSYAQPLPEQVLSRIIGFSDEIGEHAAVLSRQLGRRANPTEPAMRRAYSDMVDLVKVASRDPAPDDTVIAALQTAVAARVVNRREAVATIMMLLAAGIATTAVAIGTGIARLMWSGAVLRSMLASEQTASLLVEELLRHHPPAPFSPWRFTRAAVEVDGTVIPANSVVFVLLAAANRDPAVFADPDELRPGRSTSGHLSFGQGPHYCIGAHLARHEVTIALQMLFDRLPHVRPAVPYTDIAWRGLLFDRTMNAFPVLTGAASTPADEHVKASWDSLPPRTPS, via the coding sequence ATGAGGCTCACCGTCGGCCCTTCCCAGTTGGCCGCCGAGGAGACTTTTCGAGAACTGCGTGAGCGCGGATCAGTTCTTCCGGTGACCCTTCCGGAGGGCTTGCAGGCCTGGGTCGTCACTCGGCATGCTGAGGGTCGCCAGGTCCTGCGCGATCCGCGATTCGTTAAGGACCTGCCTGCGCTCACTCGCGACGGGCAAGGTTTTCAAGGACATCGGTACGCCGAAGATGTTGTCGTCACCGAAGGCCGACACATGCTGAACAGCGACGGAGCCGATCACATCCGACTTCGCGCTGTAGTGGCACCTCTGTTCACTCCGCATGCTGTCGCCGATCGAGGTGCGGAGATCGCAGACATTGCGGTCGGATTGACAGACCGGCTGACCAAGGGGCCGACTGCAGACTTGATGCAAAGCTACGCTCAACCGTTACCAGAGCAGGTATTGTCCCGAATAATCGGATTCTCCGACGAGATAGGAGAACACGCGGCGGTACTAAGTCGCCAGCTCGGGCGGCGCGCCAATCCTACTGAGCCCGCCATGCGGCGAGCCTACAGTGACATGGTCGACCTGGTTAAGGTCGCGAGTCGCGACCCCGCGCCCGACGACACAGTCATTGCGGCATTGCAGACTGCAGTTGCCGCACGTGTCGTGAATCGTCGAGAGGCGGTCGCGACCATAATGATGCTTCTCGCGGCCGGCATAGCGACCACGGCTGTTGCCATTGGTACCGGGATCGCGCGCTTAATGTGGTCGGGCGCTGTGCTGCGGAGCATGCTGGCCTCCGAGCAGACAGCAAGTCTTCTGGTAGAAGAGCTGCTGCGGCACCATCCACCGGCTCCATTCTCTCCGTGGCGGTTCACTCGGGCAGCGGTCGAGGTCGACGGCACTGTTATCCCGGCCAATTCGGTCGTGTTCGTCTTGTTAGCTGCCGCGAATCGCGACCCAGCCGTCTTTGCCGATCCGGACGAGCTGCGGCCAGGACGGTCAACATCCGGGCATCTATCGTTCGGACAGGGTCCGCACTACTGCATCGGAGCGCACCTCGCCCGACATGAAGTCACCATCGCCTTGCAGATGCTGTTCGATCGACTCCCCCACGTGCGCCCGGCCGTGCCGTACACGGACATCGCCTGGCGCGGATTGCTCTTCGACCGGACCATGAATGCCTTTCCGGTACTGACCGGTGCCGCATCAACGCCAGCCGACGAGCACGTCAAGGCGTCGTGGGATTCGTTGCCGCCGCGTACGCCGAGCTAG
- a CDS encoding MFS transporter: protein MFRHALDVQVLDGLNYVTFEAVADDARVNVHDNRIKGVPDKFEDVSMSQEDAPFHNGDRPDTRDATVARSVDQGPMRQSPPPGGDENAAATSTQVRAGFVLFIACAATFIATLDISVANIALPRISLAFPGASVTTLTWVISGYAVTFAALLCPAGRLADTLGRGQVFVSSVLVFGVTSALCGASNSIGLLISARVVQGMAAAFMIPAALAITLAATPIQRIPAAIGLWSAVAGLSAALGPVIGGALIAGWGWRSVFFVNVPLVVVIAITSVRVVPMHRPAQRAVWPDPLGVLCFAGGIGLVVAGLTEGSTWAWISWRTAAAMAAGIALVAIALIRSSTRSNPAIPTGLWRSRTFAKANVASFLFGTALFLGGLAAPLFLALIWNYSIWESAGALSAATLASIVSATVAGRRVTEETTFVFASVGMGMLCLSNIWMGSSALGLERQLWETWVPAMVLGGLGIGLAITAISVAAASAVSPLDFASGLGLNLTARQLGGAVGVAIVATVLAANRHNLLDGFHLVYDLCAVVSLIGALAGLALRSRSEEPAAFG from the coding sequence ATGTTTCGACATGCATTGGATGTCCAAGTTCTGGATGGATTGAACTATGTCACGTTTGAAGCAGTGGCCGACGACGCACGAGTGAATGTTCATGATAACCGCATAAAAGGCGTACCGGACAAATTCGAGGATGTATCGATGTCGCAAGAGGATGCACCGTTTCACAATGGCGACCGTCCTGATACCCGCGATGCGACTGTTGCCAGATCCGTCGACCAGGGACCAATGCGACAATCTCCGCCTCCTGGCGGTGACGAGAACGCTGCTGCCACGTCGACGCAGGTACGAGCCGGCTTCGTTCTGTTCATTGCCTGTGCCGCCACGTTCATCGCGACTCTGGACATTTCCGTCGCGAATATCGCGTTACCACGCATTTCGCTAGCGTTCCCTGGTGCTTCCGTCACGACATTGACTTGGGTCATTAGCGGATACGCCGTGACCTTTGCCGCGCTGTTATGCCCAGCTGGTCGGCTTGCGGATACGCTTGGTCGAGGCCAGGTCTTCGTGTCCTCGGTGCTTGTCTTCGGCGTGACGTCAGCGCTCTGTGGCGCTTCAAATTCGATAGGTTTGTTGATCAGCGCTCGGGTTGTTCAAGGGATGGCGGCAGCCTTCATGATCCCGGCTGCACTGGCCATCACGCTTGCCGCGACCCCCATCCAGCGGATCCCCGCCGCGATCGGACTCTGGTCGGCGGTCGCTGGACTGTCGGCGGCGCTTGGACCTGTCATCGGCGGCGCCCTGATCGCTGGATGGGGCTGGCGGTCGGTCTTTTTCGTCAACGTGCCCCTCGTGGTTGTCATTGCTATCACGAGCGTGCGTGTGGTCCCGATGCATCGTCCGGCCCAGCGAGCCGTATGGCCGGACCCACTCGGCGTTCTGTGCTTTGCCGGCGGCATTGGACTCGTTGTCGCAGGCCTTACTGAGGGCTCGACCTGGGCGTGGATCAGTTGGCGAACCGCTGCGGCGATGGCCGCCGGCATCGCCCTGGTAGCAATAGCTCTCATCCGGTCGTCGACCCGATCAAACCCTGCGATACCAACCGGTCTCTGGCGCAGCCGAACCTTTGCTAAAGCGAACGTTGCTTCATTTCTATTCGGAACTGCTCTCTTCCTCGGTGGGCTGGCTGCGCCGTTGTTTCTCGCACTGATTTGGAACTACTCGATCTGGGAGTCGGCCGGTGCACTTTCGGCGGCAACGCTCGCGTCGATAGTTTCGGCAACGGTAGCCGGGCGAAGAGTTACCGAAGAAACTACGTTTGTATTCGCATCCGTGGGTATGGGGATGCTTTGTCTGTCCAACATCTGGATGGGCTCGAGCGCTCTTGGCCTGGAGAGGCAACTCTGGGAAACGTGGGTCCCGGCCATGGTTCTTGGAGGCCTCGGCATCGGCCTCGCCATCACCGCTATTTCGGTTGCCGCGGCGAGTGCGGTGTCTCCGCTGGACTTTGCTTCGGGGCTAGGCCTGAACTTGACTGCCCGTCAGCTCGGCGGCGCGGTCGGCGTGGCAATTGTCGCTACTGTTCTCGCCGCCAACCGGCACAACTTATTGGACGGCTTTCACCTCGTCTATGACCTGTGCGCCGTAGTTTCTCTGATCGGTGCACTTGCGGGTCTCGCGCTGCGTTCTCGCTCCGAGGAGCCCGCCGCGTTCGGCTAG
- a CDS encoding ricin-type beta-trefoil lectin domain protein — MRRRWSRLAILGGIDDWNLSQTAIRWSVVQNEGSGDRARHSHAWGGGSGHRADAARADGISTISVVTTGACIQADPDSNVYLAPCNGSNAQNWQFVTAANRPAFTLLVNTASGACLTTVGNTNEVESMTMDPCDDSPDITDLDFHQGWIPSSGVHFFSETDGFLTDNSQCGLIAVPRNDDSPLSGAATWNVPGVEVASDRLKQVLVDESGNVEPLLPLGQTQPPQ, encoded by the coding sequence GTGAGGAGGAGGTGGAGTCGCTTGGCAATTCTTGGAGGCATAGATGACTGGAATCTTTCTCAGACGGCCATTAGGTGGTCTGTCGTTCAGAACGAAGGCTCTGGCGACCGTGCTCGTCACTCTCACGCTTGGGGTGGCGGTTCTGGTCACCGCGCTGACGCCGCTCGCGCCGACGGAATCTCGACGATCAGTGTCGTTACCACGGGAGCATGTATTCAGGCCGATCCAGACTCCAATGTGTATCTCGCCCCGTGCAATGGCTCGAACGCTCAGAATTGGCAGTTTGTGACCGCAGCCAACCGGCCAGCGTTCACACTACTTGTGAACACCGCCTCAGGAGCATGCCTAACAACGGTTGGTAATACGAACGAAGTCGAGAGTATGACCATGGACCCATGCGACGACAGTCCGGACATCACCGACCTTGATTTTCACCAGGGATGGATCCCGTCGTCCGGCGTCCACTTCTTTTCGGAGACAGATGGATTCCTCACGGACAACAGCCAGTGCGGTCTGATCGCAGTCCCAAGGAACGACGACTCACCGCTAAGTGGTGCAGCAACGTGGAACGTTCCCGGTGTAGAAGTGGCGAGCGACCGACTGAAGCAGGTGCTCGTTGACGAGTCAGGGAACGTCGAACCCCTTCTCCCGCTTGGGCAGACTCAACCGCCACAGTAG
- a CDS encoding right-handed parallel beta-helix repeat-containing protein, whose translation MIVHDGTESVAVEVGGGKLRLDECIIEAASAAAVWCYGDATIIASQCIISNSVNAGVITSDGALGDFVQCRFERIATSAVVIGNGANPTFDRCHFSQLDGSAILAADGGRGEVTDCVVTGAGNPAIAIERDASTTLRGVEIREAQGAGFLVASGAHPNIIDCTVVEAEGQAMVLLGAGDADIEGFTARDCGGYGIQVLDGAGGRVSDVQISGRVDVGISIAGRSTTTFTSALISDVTVGVVVEENATPTLSDLQLRDCHESAIQISSGARPRLRQIQIAASATGVTIDGTGTSASLVELVVSDCSDTGVTVTDGGDVEIIDGVVRVQHGRAVVLNSASGRMRSCEMSGSGDVGIEVGPGASAELDGASVESFATGIAWRPGSTGGMTDTRVSKARNEAVLVETDAPLKIARCHLDDNPGLGLRVTSTGQQLMVTELRGITEKQTSTLRRSPPPHDTLQPPTSNDGTSPVNANPDARVVASTAPLTAGSLELKSLLSQLDALVGLDEVKRQVATLVRLHLMAEQRSRAGLPMPPLSRHIVFTGNPGTGKTTVARLYGRILAELGVIEGGQLIETGRGDLVASVVGGTALKTTERVREALGGVLFIDEAYALSATGGSGPDFGREAVDTLVKLMEDHRDELVVIVAGYTHEMRSFLATNPGLASRFSRTIEFADYNPAELVAIVEGLCQSHDYRLEYETRNALLSYFERLPRDAAFGNGRSARMAFEEMLGNQAYRLADEPELTTVAMTRLLPEDIGALPSGSIGAGAGVADKDQVDSLLTELHAMVGLHNVKHEVEGMADLLASARQREAAGLPAPAVSRHLIFAGPPGTGKTTIARLYGRLLAAMGVLQRGQVVEVGRSDLVASYIGQTAQRTTEAFDRARGGVLFIDEAYALASSTGNGGDFGREAIETLVKLMEDHRDEVVVIAAGYEEDMDRFLSANQGLESRFSHRIQFGNYSTDELVTIVNQHASAAGYECDGPTISALRAHFEGTDRTATFGNGRYARQVLDEAVTRHAKRMRETPSPTVTDLATLKPSDIPHAGTVGVSQQN comes from the coding sequence GTGATTGTGCACGACGGTACCGAGTCGGTTGCGGTCGAGGTGGGGGGCGGGAAGCTGCGCCTGGACGAGTGCATCATTGAGGCAGCCTCAGCGGCGGCGGTGTGGTGCTACGGTGACGCGACGATAATCGCGTCGCAGTGCATCATTAGCAACTCCGTGAACGCGGGGGTGATCACCTCCGATGGAGCTCTAGGCGACTTCGTGCAGTGCCGGTTCGAGCGGATTGCCACTTCTGCAGTGGTGATCGGCAACGGCGCCAACCCCACGTTTGATCGCTGTCATTTCAGCCAGCTCGACGGAAGCGCGATTCTAGCCGCCGACGGTGGCCGCGGAGAGGTGACCGACTGTGTCGTCACGGGTGCGGGAAACCCCGCGATAGCCATCGAACGCGATGCGAGTACGACTCTGCGTGGTGTCGAGATCCGCGAGGCACAGGGCGCGGGATTTCTCGTGGCATCGGGAGCGCACCCGAACATAATCGACTGCACCGTGGTCGAAGCCGAGGGCCAGGCGATGGTGTTACTCGGCGCCGGAGATGCCGATATTGAAGGCTTCACCGCGCGCGATTGTGGCGGCTACGGCATCCAGGTGCTCGACGGCGCGGGTGGGCGGGTGAGTGATGTGCAGATCTCCGGTCGGGTTGACGTTGGCATCTCGATCGCTGGCCGTTCGACCACCACGTTCACCTCGGCCTTGATCTCCGACGTGACAGTCGGTGTCGTCGTCGAGGAGAACGCAACCCCAACGCTGTCGGATCTCCAGCTGCGTGATTGCCATGAGAGTGCAATACAGATCAGTTCGGGGGCCCGCCCACGCCTGCGTCAAATACAGATCGCCGCCTCAGCTACCGGAGTGACGATCGACGGCACCGGAACGTCTGCGTCGCTTGTCGAGCTCGTTGTCAGCGACTGCAGCGACACCGGAGTGACCGTCACCGACGGTGGCGACGTCGAGATCATCGATGGTGTTGTCCGAGTGCAGCACGGACGAGCGGTTGTACTGAATTCCGCGAGCGGGCGGATGCGTAGCTGCGAGATGTCCGGTAGCGGCGATGTCGGTATCGAAGTCGGGCCCGGGGCTTCAGCCGAGCTCGACGGCGCGTCCGTGGAGAGCTTCGCGACTGGCATCGCCTGGCGACCGGGGAGTACCGGAGGTATGACTGACACAAGGGTCAGCAAGGCACGCAACGAGGCGGTCCTCGTCGAGACGGATGCGCCGCTGAAGATCGCGCGTTGCCACCTTGATGACAATCCGGGCCTCGGACTGCGGGTGACCTCGACTGGACAACAGCTGATGGTGACCGAACTCCGCGGCATCACCGAGAAGCAGACGTCTACTCTGCGCCGGTCACCTCCGCCGCACGACACACTGCAACCGCCAACATCAAACGACGGAACATCACCGGTCAACGCCAACCCGGATGCGAGAGTGGTCGCATCGACCGCCCCTCTCACAGCCGGCAGCCTTGAGCTGAAGTCGTTGCTGAGCCAACTCGACGCGTTGGTCGGCCTCGACGAAGTGAAACGCCAGGTCGCCACGCTTGTCCGTCTGCATCTCATGGCTGAGCAGCGCTCCCGCGCCGGGTTGCCGATGCCCCCGCTGAGTCGCCACATCGTATTCACCGGCAACCCTGGAACCGGGAAAACAACTGTGGCAAGACTCTACGGGCGAATCCTTGCCGAGCTCGGCGTGATAGAAGGTGGGCAGCTGATCGAGACCGGCCGCGGTGATCTCGTCGCGAGCGTCGTCGGCGGAACGGCATTGAAAACCACAGAGCGGGTTAGAGAGGCACTTGGAGGTGTGTTGTTCATTGACGAGGCCTACGCACTCTCCGCAACCGGAGGCAGCGGACCGGACTTCGGGCGGGAGGCCGTTGACACTCTGGTCAAGCTAATGGAGGACCACCGCGACGAGCTGGTGGTCATCGTTGCCGGATATACCCATGAAATGCGATCATTCCTCGCGACCAACCCCGGCCTCGCGTCGCGGTTCTCGCGCACCATCGAGTTCGCTGACTACAACCCTGCCGAGCTCGTCGCAATAGTCGAGGGGCTCTGCCAGAGCCATGACTACCGTCTGGAGTACGAGACGCGAAACGCACTCCTCTCCTACTTCGAACGATTACCCCGCGACGCCGCCTTCGGCAACGGCCGCAGCGCCAGAATGGCGTTCGAAGAGATGCTGGGAAATCAGGCCTATCGACTGGCAGACGAGCCGGAGTTGACGACTGTGGCCATGACCCGCCTGCTACCCGAAGACATCGGAGCCCTGCCCAGCGGGAGCATCGGCGCCGGCGCTGGCGTCGCCGACAAGGATCAGGTCGACTCGCTGCTGACCGAGCTGCATGCCATGGTCGGGCTTCACAACGTCAAACACGAAGTCGAAGGAATGGCCGACCTGCTCGCCTCAGCGCGGCAACGAGAAGCGGCCGGACTGCCAGCGCCAGCGGTCTCCAGGCACTTGATCTTCGCCGGACCGCCAGGGACCGGAAAGACCACAATCGCTCGCCTTTACGGGCGACTCCTCGCCGCGATGGGCGTATTGCAACGTGGTCAAGTTGTCGAGGTCGGACGATCAGACCTCGTTGCCTCCTACATCGGCCAGACTGCGCAACGCACAACCGAGGCATTCGACCGGGCTCGAGGCGGTGTGTTGTTCATCGACGAGGCCTACGCCCTCGCGTCATCGACAGGTAACGGCGGAGACTTCGGTCGCGAAGCGATCGAGACCCTCGTCAAACTCATGGAGGATCACCGCGACGAAGTCGTAGTGATCGCCGCCGGATACGAAGAGGACATGGACCGATTCCTTTCGGCAAACCAAGGGCTTGAGTCCCGCTTCTCCCACCGCATTCAATTCGGCAACTACAGCACCGATGAACTAGTAACGATCGTGAACCAGCACGCGTCAGCCGCCGGGTACGAGTGCGACGGCCCCACTATCAGCGCACTTCGGGCTCACTTTGAAGGCACCGACCGAACGGCTACCTTCGGCAATGGTCGCTATGCCCGCCAGGTCCTCGATGAAGCAGTTACGCGCCATGCAAAGCGAATGCGCGAGACACCTTCGCCTACCGTTACCGACCTGGCGACGCTCAAACCCAGCGACATTCCGCACGCTGGAACCGTCGGCGTTAGTCAACAGAACTGA